The genomic segment TAAGATTTCTCCTCTTTTTGGAGGCAGCCTGATTGAAATTTTGAACACAACTCTGCCAATAAAGAGACTGATTCTGTGGTCTAAATCATATTCTTGCTCTTTGATTTTATCTTTCAGAACTTGTTGACAAATGTATTGGCTCCCGGATTCACATTGTTATGAAGACAGACAAGGAGATTGTTGGAACTCTGCTTGGCTTTGATGACTTTGTCAGTATCCTTGTTGAATATTAATAAATCAACTTGTGACAGAAATCATTGgttaaaatgtcatttaaaaaagggaATAGAATTCTTGTGttggagtgaaaaaaaaaagtctaatgaggaaaataaatgtttgttgTAATAATAAACTAGTCTACAGTAATGATCTCTTTTGATtacattttcatgtaaatttgtGAGTTAAAGAATCAATATTAACCTTCTGTAGTTAAtgtaattttcaatatcatgattcaaaatgccTTCACACTCCAGCCAGTTAGCTTTAGTTTAGGTCTTTACTTTGATACTGGCCCATGCGGTCACTATCGATTTATTCTACTTATtaaatttgtttgttgttgctAATACTACTAAGTATTATTATTGCATAaaagtggtggtagtagtagtatcatcattttcattaccgtataattatcatcatattattattggtaCTGCTGATTTTCTACCATTGTTTTGTTCGATTACTATTCACTGaattgtgatattttaaagttgtgTAGAATGTAGATTCCCATGATTTGGTTTAAGCCTTGACACCATGCTTCCTCAACAGACATGGTACTTGAAGATGTTGTAGAATTGTAAGTACTGGGTATATCTTTCTTTTGTGCATTCAATTTGAAGAAACTGCCTGTATTGTAAATGATTATTGTGATGTCGCATTTCATTCATTCCTCACATCTCTAAAGGAGAACAAGGACATTAACCAACAGTGGTTTTGTAGAATAAACCATTCTTACCAGGTTCAATGGGTACCAGAGATGGATACAAGGGGTATGATGGTATCTTTTGACAAGTTTAGTCTTACAAGTCACAGGTCATTTAATATCCAATAACTCTTCCAGGGGGGGAACCAAGGTTTTCAAAATACCCAATAACCCATACTTTACATTTGTAAAAATGTTGCTGTATTGAAAGTTTGAAACCATAGTGGATAATGTGAGTTCAGATTTAGATTAGAGAATTTTTGACAagacaaattttgacaaatctaGTTATAAACTAAGAAATTTATGTTCTTTTCTTTATAAAGTGAAACAACATCAGAAGGTAGGAGAGTCACCAAACTGGATCAGATTCTTTTGAATGGGAATAATATTACAATGGTAAGTTGTTATTCAcatcaccaccccccccccccccccccggcccccctaaaaatgcaaatatgtctaaatttcagtttgatttgaatataattcAAGTCTTCATAAAATGGGTCAAGAATAACTCAAGATGATGGTATGCAAACTTTCTCAAACACCTTTCTAAGCTTCAGCATTTCAAAACTTACATAGTTGACCCCAAAATGCATatgttattgtatttttgttcaaGTAAAATCTGAAATGGTTCAAATTGATGagcatagatttttttttaagaaaataaagtCCTATACAAAAAGTTACTATATTGGAGAGGACATGAATGAAATGTACCTTCCTTACCATTTCTTGAATCTTAGCTACCTGATTCCTCAGACCTTTTTTTAGAAAATCAGAATCCATCTAATTTATCACATCCTCTCCCAAACCTTAGTTATCCTTTAGGTTTCTCAACTGGTCTAAATGGTTATATCTGTTAGAAAATTAGGGCATTGTCTGTTTTAAAGAAGGTCATgactaaaaaaataacaaaaatatatgctTGGCCTAGAGATCAACACCTATAATCTACTTTTCATTTACACAATAATATTAGTGTGATGTAAGTGAATTGTTTCTGTTTTGTAATTGCCCATCCAATTCATCATATATCAAATGCCTACATTTCATTCATGAGAATCGTCAAAttggttttattttctttgttcattGACAGCTTATCCCTGGAAGCGAAGGACCAGAAGGTTCAGAAGTTTGATTGTAGGCTCTACATGAGTGAATCGACAATCATTTGGAGAACATTGTACAGCTGATCACTTGTATGATTAAAAAGTTTTTCAAGAAGGACGTTTTCTGTGCATTGTGACCTCTCTGTTGGAAATACCGAGGGTAGCAAACTGATGAATCATCCATATTTCAGGACTGTCAACACCATCAATAATGCTATctattatttgattttgaaaccTTACCCTGTAAATATACTTTTTATAAATCAAAGTGTCTACATAGCTCcaagcttttattttgttttagtcATGTTAGTAGTTTTCAGGCCCGGGTCCAACTGACCAGTGCCCAACCAATGCTGCCAGTCACCGGGGCAATTTCCTGCAGACCAgctaatgaaaaaaagtaattaaaaaaaatacagtcaAAGAATTTGACATTTAACCAGGTTAACAAGTAAATTTTAAAACGTCTTTGTAATTTTAATCCTTTAATTGCTATTCAAGTCCAAACACTACATTGCAAATGCTATGGGTAGTTGTGACAATTCCTTATCTTTACAAAGTACTCAATTGTCAAACACCTGTAATCTCACAAGACGTAATTCTCTGTTTTCTGTACCTTTCTTCACAACTTAGAGGTCGTACTATCATAGTATTAGAAAtttaaatttttgataatttcaaaatttaaccCTCCCAAATAGCCTTTAtacatgtttaattttgtttatcacaaaattgacgtaattctctctcttctctctaccTTTCTTCATAACTTAGAGGTCGTACTATCATAGTATTAGAAAtttaaatttttgataatttcaaaatttaaccCTCCCAAATAGCCTTTATACATGTCTAACTTTGTTTATCACAAAATTGACGTaattctctctcttctctctaccTTTCTTCATAAATTAGAGGTCGTACTATCATAGTATTAGAAATTTAAATTTttgattatttcaaaatttaaccCTCCCAAATAGccttcatgtacatgtttaattttgttcatcaCAAAATTGTTTCTGACTGCTGAAATCTTCTAGGGATAGTTTTTAAAACGGTCATGAATTGTAGACATTCCTTTCCTAGCACACTACAGGGCTAGGACCTTTTCCAAAATTATCAGGAAGCAGGAGCCCATTCACACATTATGGTTGAAAGTCCTATACTTTAGTTTAATCCCTAAGCATTGCACTGTAATAATTACACTGTAATTCTGTGGCTTGcacagtcacaccaatgaaacagACTCTAGACCGATCAAACTAACATTTTCAAAAGCATGCTATTGGTCGGGTTTAGAGTCGGTATCATTAGTGTGACTGCAACATTATAGACATCTGAGgaaccaggggggtgtttcacaaagatttaagtatgacttagagtcgcacttaaataccgagttgcgtacggtatAAAAGGCttgaccacattggtcagatcgtgtcatgaggacgcgcactaatGCGAATCTATCATtaagatcgcgcgttgcatatcatgtacgcgtcggcatttaagtgcgacttaaatctttgtgaaacacccccaaggACTAGTGTATTAATGTaccatactttaaaaaaaaaagtatttgttGAAAAGTGGTAAaggttctgtattttttgtacataCTGTATTTGTACTCTTGATGGCAACactctttaataaaaaagatcATGTTCATAAACATGTACTTGTATTTTGTATTAGTTTGCAGTATCTTGGTTGGATATGTTTACTGTATGAGGGCCAGATAGTTTGCGAGTCTTAAATAAACCACATCTAGATTTGTGGACCCCACACCTTTAAGAATGAAATGAGtaatccaggctgaaaatatgatttgataAGATTTAACATTCTAAAGttgaatgtattattttgatggAACAGTTAGCAAGCTGATATCCCCAcgtattgtgaaaaaaaattggattgactacTGATTTAATGTGTAAGACAATCGTTGCTGCAATTTATTTGTTACAAAGAAgtcatatatatacacatttaaaaatattaaacaattatgatttcatgtaatgacataagaaaaaggaaagtggggatatacACAAAACATCATCTGCCCACTTATTGATGTTTATGATGACATGCATGTAcagtaactgttttcacaaaatgttgctaaacattaactagcacatcaatgatgtggagctcatccggcatctcgcaacaaaatttaacacaattttaatttcagcccagttgacactgtagtgaatgatattggtgacataaattgaggatatagaattgaaattgatgaagaaatgacatagaagcattttttgtgatctatgaatatatttcatacaaatcagcataaataattttctagtcaaaatttctgaACTCTtgtgtagctctcagatggtacaaaaataaccaaaatcaatcaacaaataagtattttttgtgagttttgaaaatatatgaataaattagcatattaatgagtttcaaaattctgtgttgaaattttgtatcaccacctagagctatcatataaagcaaacaaaattgaaactgatcaacaaatgaaggagaaaattcatttcttgtgatttatgaataaattttgcataaattagcattaataattttctagacaaaattttgtgtacaagtttggtgttccccatgcagct from the Lytechinus pictus isolate F3 Inbred chromosome 1, Lp3.0, whole genome shotgun sequence genome contains:
- the LOC129260167 gene encoding U6 snRNA-associated Sm-like protein LSm5, with the protein product MTTGTSNPSHLLPLELVDKCIGSRIHIVMKTDKEIVGTLLGFDDFVNMVLEDVVEFETTSEGRRVTKLDQILLNGNNITMLIPGSEGPEGSEV